The Candidatus Eisenbacteria bacterium genomic sequence GCGGACAACGGCGTCCGGAATTGTTGTCTCGGTGCGGAGCAAAAAGGAAAAGAATTCATTACAGTCGAACGTGTCTTCCAAGATCCAGGGTTCAAAGCCCGGTCTGATCTCGATGAATATTCAGGCAGCGGACATAGTATCTGTTCTGAGGAGCATTGCAGAATACAGCGGAAGAAACATCGTTGCTACAAAGGACGTCAAGGGAGAGGTGACTGTCTCGCTCAAGGATGTTCCCTGGAGAGAGGCCTTGAACGCGATCGCAAATGCCCACGGATACGGGGTTGTCGAGGGGGACGAGATAATAACCGTCTCAAGTCTTCAGGATATCAGGGCTGAACAGCTGAGTGCGGACGAAGCAGAAAGAAAGAAGGAAGACTACCTGCCGCTTGAGATAAAAGTGGTCCGGGTGAAATTCGCAAACGCGAATGAGCTTTCCAAACCGCTCGCAAGAGTCCTGTCGAGAAGAGGAACAATCGAAGTTGACGAGAGGACCGGTTCCCTGATCGTAAGAGACATCGCCTCGTCGATTGCCGAGCTTGAGAAACTTGTCGCTGAACTTGATACCCCGACCCCACAGGTCGAGATCACTGCAAGACTCGTTGACATCGACGTCACCGCATCAAGAGAACTCGGAGTCGTGTGGTCCGGCGGAAGGACAGAGTCGGCAGGCGGATGGCAGGGGAAAACCGGCGTGAATTCGCCGGTGGGCAGCGCCATTGGAACGATGAACTTCAGGACGACCGGAGGCACACTGGGGCTCGATGCTATTCTTCAGGCCCTTGAGTCAGAGAACAAGGCAACCATAATCTCAAATCCGAGGATCACTACTGCAGACAACAGGGAAGCCAGAATAATCGTCGGGAAGAAGATTCCTCTGATAGTGTCAGACATCGCAGGCAATCCAATCACCCAGCTTACTACCATCGGAATCCAACTCCTGGTCAGGCCGCACATAATCTCGGACGGAAGAATAACGATGGACCTTCATCCCGAGGTAAGCGATCTGTCTGCACAGGCCACAGTCCAAGGCGGCGTAATCATAAATACGAGTGAAGCCGACACAAGAGTGACAGTTCTTGATGGGGAGACTGCAGTAATCGGAGGCTTGACCAGGACGAACGAAAGTGTCCTGAAGAGACGTGTTCCTCTTCTCGCCAGGATTCCTCTCCTGGGCAGGCTCTTCGGTTCATCCAGTCTGTCAAAGTCCAAGAGAGAGCTTGTCATCTTTGTCACACCCAAAATCATAGAGCCGGACGCCAGGCAGACGAAAAAGGACTAGCCCTCAATCGCCGCTTGGCCGGGACAGCGCCGGGGTCGAAGAAGAGCGGGACAGAAATTTCCCAGCCGGATAACAATTCCCGGATCAGCGCCAATCCGCAACTTGACAAAAGTTCAAGCTCACCTTAAGGTCTAACCGCATTCAGCAGACTTGAAATGGTTCTTGATTCAGGGAAATTCTTCGCCATGAGGTGACATTAATCATTTGAGATCGATACTGCCTGGTCTTCTTGGCGCCTCACTTCTCATCTCGTTCGTTCACGCTGCGATTCCGAGCCACTGGCTTCCGTTTGTTCTTGTGGGAAGGACACGGAGATGGAGCAAAGCAAAGACTCTTCTGGTCACGCTAATAGCCGGCGGCGGGCATGTCCTCACTACGGCAGTTCTTGGCGCCCTGGTGGCAGTCACCGGAATGAACCTCTTCGACAGATTCGGGACTGCCGCACAGATTCTGGCCGGGACAATCCTCATTCTCTTCGGAACAGTCTACTTCATCACATCCCGAATCAGGCACGGGAGAAGCCACGGCCACAGTCACGCGGTCTCAGAGTATGCATCAATTCTTTCCCTTCTCCTTGTCTTGAGCCTTTCCCCGTGTGAGGGAATGCTTCCAATCTACCTGGTTGTAAGCAAATTTGGCTGGCCTGCTTTCTTCCTTGCGTCCACCGTGCTTGCGCTTGGAACACTCTTTGGAATGTTTCTCTTTGTGAGTGCGGCCATGAGCGGCATGGAACGTTTTAAGTTGACATCCTTGGAAAAACACGAGGGGCTTCTCATCGG encodes the following:
- a CDS encoding secretin N-terminal domain-containing protein, whose translation is MVLRTKQVKIIIFSALFLACAVGNGSCLSVTGMTLRQLGEIDEVTISSDGPLSHRDFPTTAPDRIVIDLFDATMKLSDTLINGSESRFVREIKAEEWLSEPGPLTRISILLTKRSSYSVRTTASGIVVSVRSKKEKNSLQSNVSSKIQGSKPGLISMNIQAADIVSVLRSIAEYSGRNIVATKDVKGEVTVSLKDVPWREALNAIANAHGYGVVEGDEIITVSSLQDIRAEQLSADEAERKKEDYLPLEIKVVRVKFANANELSKPLARVLSRRGTIEVDERTGSLIVRDIASSIAELEKLVAELDTPTPQVEITARLVDIDVTASRELGVVWSGGRTESAGGWQGKTGVNSPVGSAIGTMNFRTTGGTLGLDAILQALESENKATIISNPRITTADNREARIIVGKKIPLIVSDIAGNPITQLTTIGIQLLVRPHIISDGRITMDLHPEVSDLSAQATVQGGVIINTSEADTRVTVLDGETAVIGGLTRTNESVLKRRVPLLARIPLLGRLFGSSSLSKSKRELVIFVTPKIIEPDARQTKKD